The following coding sequences lie in one Ictalurus punctatus breed USDA103 chromosome 16, Coco_2.0, whole genome shotgun sequence genomic window:
- the LOC108276632 gene encoding cytolytic toxin-alpha: protein MEGKIIEIAAVGRALHPGMLYDCRSDSVIPGISLWDNETIKKGVVSHRQPKTDLKFTASDSLSEKAKLLDVSASLTASILGGLVDVGGSARFLSDNKSSTRQSRVSLQYNQTTRHDQFIMDRNITYPKVFEDRTATHVVTAVLYGAQAFMVFDLTANENEDKEEIEGTLNLMVKNIPFIDIEGAGGLKMSDSEKKLADNISCTFYGDYELEQNPTTYIEALQLYKELPSLLRKRENDAVPMKAWLYPLARLSKKAATLEREIQKTLITKTEILLEELRNAETQCNDLITNTTINDFQDVRRRVKTLQALLEVYKVIFLKALHRLIPAIRGGTEQDQALSDIIAIHQKSPFRAEKLNQWFENNQSELHLLNLYTQQLSGVPIVKYSALLNNILIDPNVDTVVCFCFTSLKYEDPYLSILTKLLKVDKFENLETVPESAEQLWFHNPELSEKMKDSIFLFRSFFQANKDDTQIRFVIVSVSDHSNPGISTRLYRKGKMVNNAFQPVSKPPAPTVNIQDRNMILKLQKSPTGSTLRFRVEYRITEVTDSEADVEKWEVTETPDALGNFTLTGVKPANQYWVRYRAISEVGVSEASDSVLFFRQGKLKFSLGQNWNWSFWSIINEMRTQMLRDLCTSQWSPSTIQSEVKKLLNNPKLPCVVTVPGGIKPGIALCIQGVVSERDGSFSFDHRTGTSSRDDIAFQLMLKPSFYVKCNYRQRGYWGTSDDYNECCLSKGSHFVFFIVITKAGYEVYLNGRRYCLYKHYIPMNNVKVLHIEGHVIINSVGFVSNWSESTFGKEQCSGISHWELSNIQSHVKYPLCKPNQPYLYPIHGGLKPGLALFFQGVVPLGSKGFEINQKAGPREHDENIFHFKTYLSLVVCNTFGSTGWEKEQIENNAIFAEGEAFDIFMLTSPGHYDVIVNGRQFCTFKERIPMRKVSIIEISGNVFMNTFAIIQMDNVNLSLDISALM from the exons ATGGAGGGCAAAATCATTGAAATAGCAGCCGTAGGAAGGGCTTTGCATCCTGGCATGTTGTATGACTGCCGCAGTGATTCTGTCATTCCAG GTATTTCTCTATGGgataatgaaacaataaagaagGGTGTGGTTTCTCATCGACAACCCAAGACAGATCTGAAGTTCACTGCTTCTGATTCTCTCAGTGAGAAAGCCAAACTCCTAGATGTGAGCGCCTCCCTTACAGCTAGCATCCTGGGTGGTTTAGTGGATGTTGGCGGCTCAGCCCGGTTCTTAAGTGATAACAAATCTTCAACACGTCAGAGCCGGGTTTCTCTGCAGTACAACCAGACAACAAGACATGACCAATTTATTATGGACCGCAATATCACCTATCCAAAGGTGTTTGAAGATAGAACTGCCACTCATGTTGTTACTGCTGTACTGTATGGAGCTCAGGCTTTCATGGTGTTCGATCTAACAGCCAATGAGAATGAAGACAAAGAGGAAATTGAGGGAACCTTAAATTTAATGGTCAAAAATATTCCTTTTATTGATATCGAGGGAGCTGGAGGTCTAAAAATGAGTgacagtgaaaaaaaattggCTGATAATATTAGTTGTACATTTTATGGTGACTATGAACTTGAGCAGAACCCCACCACATACATAGAGGCCCTCCAGCTGTACAAGGAGCTTCCATCTCTGCTGAGGAAGCGGGAGAATGATGCAGTACCAATGAAGGCTtggctttatccccttgcacgtTTGAGTAAAAAAGCAGCTACACTGGAGAGGGAAATTCAGAAGACACTGATCACTAAAACAGAAATCTTATTGGAGGAACTGCGAAATGCAGAGACTCAATGCAATGACCtgattacaaacacaacaataaatgaTTTCCAGGATGTGAGACGAAGGGTCAAGACATTGCAGGCATTGCTAGAAGTCTACAAGGTGATTTTTCTAAAAGCGCTGCATAGGCTCATTCCTGCTATTCGGGGTGGAACAGAGCAGGATCAGGCACTATCAGACATCATAGCCATCCATCAGAAGTCTCCCTTTAGAGCAGAGAAGCTGAATCAGTGGTTTGAGAACAATCAGAGTGAATTACATCTGCTGAATCTCTATACTCAGCAACTGAGTGGTGTCCCCATTGTAAAATACTCAGCTCTGTTGAACAACATTCTCATAGACCCCAATGTTGACACTGTAGTGTGCTTCTGCTTCACCTCTCTGAAATATGAAGACCCATATTTGTCAATTCTAACAAAACTTTTGAAagtggataaatttgaaaacctGGAAACAGTTCCAGAGTCAGCTGAACAATTGTGGTTCCATAATCCTGAATTAAGTGAGAAGATGAAAGACAGCATTTTTCTCTTCAGAAGTTTTTTCCAAGCTAATAAAGATGACACACAAATAAGGTTTGTCATTGTGTCAGTCTCAGACCACTCCAATCCTGGAATCTCCACCCGTCTTTATAGAAAAGGGAAAATGGTGAACAACGCGTTTCAACCTGTGTCCAAACCACCTGCACCCACAGTGAACATTCAGGACCGAAATATGATCCTCAAGCTGCAGAAGTCCCCAACTGGATCGACATTGCGGTTCAGAGTGGAATACAGGATAACAGAGGTCACTGATTCAGAAGCCGATGTGGAAAAATGGGAAGTCACAGAGACTCCAGATGCTCTGGGGAACTTCACACTGACTGGAGTTAAGCCTGCAAACCAATATTGGGTTCGGTACAGAGCTATTAGTGAAGTTGGAGTGAGTGAAGCCAGCGACTCTGTCCTCTTCTTTCGCCAGGGAAAATTAAAATTTTCTTTGGGCCAGAATTGG aaCTGGAGCTTTTGGTCAATTATTAATGAAATGAGGACTCAAATGTTGCGTGACTTGTGCACTTCACAGTGGAGTCCCTCAACCATCCAGTCAGAGGTTAAAAAATTATTGAACAACCCT AAACTTCCCTGTGTGGTTACAGTCCCTGGTGGGATAAAACCAGGAATAGCTTTGTGCATCCAAGGGGTTGTTAGTGAAAGGGATGGAAG CTTTTCCTTTGATCATAGAACTGGGACCAGTAGTCGTGATGACATTGCTTTTCAATTAATGCTTAAGCCCAGtttttatgtaaaatgtaactaCAGACAGAGAGGATATTGGGGTACAAGCGATGATTATAATGAGTGCTGTTTATCCAAGGGTTCAcactttgttttcttcattgTCATCACTAAAGCGGGCTATGAG gTGTATTTGAATGGCCGGAGGTACTGCTTATACAAGCACTATATACCAATGAATAATGTGAAGGTACTTCACATTGAAGGACATGTCATTATAAACAGCGTTGGTTTTGTTTCA AACTGGAGTGAATCTACCTTTGGTAAAGAACAATGTTCGGGCATCTCACACTGGGAGCTTTCTAACATCCAATCACATGTGAAATATCCACTCTGTAAACCT AACCAGCCCTATTTGTACCCAATCCATGGAGGATTGAAACCTGGATTGGCTCTATTCTTCCAAGGGGTAGTTCCTTTAGGCTCCAAAGG ctttgaaataaatcaAAAGGCTGGGCCACGTGAACATGATGAAAACATCTTCCACTTCAAGACTTACCTATCACTTGTGGTCTGTAATACCTTTGGTAGTACTGGATGGGAGAAAGAACAAATTGAAAATAATGCCATATTTGCTGAAGGGGAAGCCTTTGATATTTTCATGCTAACTAGTCCAGGACACTATGAT GTAATTGTAAATGGACGCCAATTTTGTACGTTCAAAGAACGTATACCAATGAGGAAAGTGTCCATAATTGAAATTTCGGGAAATGTCTTCATGAACACATTTGCCATTATTCAA ATGGATAATGTTAATCTGAGCCTTGACATTTCAGCCCTTATGTGA